Proteins from a genomic interval of Stenotrophomonas maltophilia:
- the queG gene encoding tRNA epoxyqueuosine(34) reductase QueG — translation MSPVPAPVDPAQAVQRIRELARAHGFQRCGIAGIELGEDEAHLADWLGQGLYGTMDWMARHGTLRARPAELLPGTVRVISVGMDYSHKDDTEAWATLADPGRAYVARYALGRDYHKLMRNRLQKLATQINDEVAPLGYRVFVDSAPVLERALARNAGLGWIGKHTCLIDRHGGSWFFIGEIYIDIPLPIDTPATAHCGTCTRCIDVCPTRAITGPHRLDARRCISYLTIEHDGAIPEDMRPLMGNRIYGCDDCQLVCPWNKFAKRTDEADFRARNNLDTARLDQLFAWDEAEFLRRTEGSPIRRSGHERWLRNIAVALGNAPTTAETLAALHTRADDPSPLVREHVQWALGQHAPR, via the coding sequence ATGTCCCCCGTCCCCGCCCCTGTCGATCCGGCCCAGGCCGTACAGCGCATCCGCGAACTGGCCCGTGCGCATGGCTTCCAGCGCTGCGGCATCGCCGGCATCGAGCTGGGCGAGGATGAGGCACATCTGGCCGACTGGCTGGGCCAGGGCCTGTACGGCACGATGGACTGGATGGCGCGCCACGGCACCCTGCGCGCGCGCCCGGCCGAGCTGCTGCCCGGCACCGTACGGGTGATCTCGGTGGGCATGGACTACAGCCACAAGGACGACACCGAAGCCTGGGCAACCCTGGCCGACCCGGGCCGCGCCTACGTGGCCCGTTACGCCTTGGGCCGCGACTACCACAAGCTGATGCGCAACCGCCTGCAGAAGCTGGCCACGCAGATCAACGATGAAGTGGCACCGCTGGGCTACCGCGTATTCGTCGATTCCGCCCCCGTGCTGGAACGCGCACTGGCGCGCAACGCCGGCCTGGGCTGGATCGGCAAGCACACCTGCCTGATCGACCGCCACGGCGGTTCGTGGTTCTTCATCGGCGAGATCTACATCGATATCCCGCTGCCGATCGATACACCGGCCACTGCGCACTGCGGCACCTGCACGCGCTGCATCGATGTCTGCCCCACCCGTGCGATCACCGGCCCGCATCGACTGGACGCACGGCGCTGCATTTCCTACCTGACCATCGAGCACGATGGCGCCATTCCCGAAGACATGCGGCCATTGATGGGCAACCGCATTTACGGCTGCGACGACTGCCAGCTGGTCTGCCCCTGGAACAAGTTCGCCAAGCGCACCGACGAAGCCGACTTCCGCGCACGCAACAACCTCGACACTGCCCGTCTGGACCAGCTGTTCGCCTGGGACGAAGCCGAGTTCCTGCGCCGCACCGAAGGCAGCCCGATCCGCCGCAGCGGCCATGAGCGCTGGCTGCGCAACATCGCCGTGGCACTGGGCAATGCGCCGACCACGGCCGAAACGCTGGCCGCACTGCACACCCGTGCCGACGATCCGTCCCCCCTGGTGCGCGAACACGTGCAGTGGGCACTGGGCCAGCACGCTCCGCGCTGA
- the xseA gene encoding exodeoxyribonuclease VII large subunit, whose protein sequence is MQPRNDDILTPSQLNTLARDLLEGSFPAIWVEAELGSVARPASGHLYFTLKDARAQLRAAMFRMKAQYLKFVPREGMRVLVRGKVTLYDARGEYQMVLDHMEEAGEGALRRAFEELKARLEAEGLFDPARKRPLPAHVQRLAVITSPTGAAVRDVLSVLGRRFPLLEVDLLPTLVQGSSAAAQITRLLQAADASGRYDVILLTRGGGSLEDLWAFNDEALARAIAASHTPVVSAVGHETDFSLSDFAADLRAPTPSVAAELLVPDQRELALRLRRTAARMVQLQRHSMQQAMQRADRALLRLNAQSPQARLDLLRRRQLELGRRLHAAFNQQQERRAARLRHAAAVLRGHHPQRQLDTMQRRLAALRGRPQAAMQRLLERDALRLRGLARSLEAVSPLATVARGYSILTRSDDGTLVRKVDQVQAGDALQARVGDGVIDVQVK, encoded by the coding sequence ATGCAGCCACGCAACGACGACATCCTCACCCCCAGCCAGCTCAACACCCTGGCCCGCGACCTGCTGGAAGGCAGCTTTCCGGCGATCTGGGTCGAGGCCGAGCTGGGCAGCGTGGCACGCCCCGCCTCCGGGCACCTCTACTTCACCCTGAAGGATGCCCGCGCCCAGCTGCGTGCGGCGATGTTCCGGATGAAGGCGCAGTACCTGAAGTTCGTGCCGCGCGAAGGCATGCGCGTGCTGGTGCGCGGCAAGGTGACCCTGTACGACGCCCGTGGCGAGTACCAGATGGTGCTGGACCACATGGAGGAAGCCGGCGAAGGCGCGCTGCGCCGCGCCTTCGAAGAGCTGAAGGCTCGCCTGGAGGCCGAGGGCCTGTTCGACCCGGCACGCAAGCGGCCGTTGCCGGCGCACGTGCAGCGCCTGGCGGTGATCACCTCGCCCACCGGCGCCGCCGTGCGCGACGTGCTGAGCGTGCTCGGCCGCCGCTTCCCGCTGCTGGAAGTGGACCTGCTGCCGACCCTGGTCCAGGGCAGCAGCGCCGCTGCACAGATCACCCGCCTGCTGCAGGCCGCCGATGCCAGTGGCCGCTACGACGTGATCCTGCTGACCCGCGGTGGCGGTTCGCTGGAAGACCTGTGGGCGTTCAACGATGAAGCGCTGGCCCGCGCGATTGCGGCCAGCCACACGCCAGTTGTGTCGGCGGTGGGCCACGAAACCGACTTCAGCCTCAGCGACTTCGCCGCCGACCTGCGCGCGCCGACACCGTCGGTGGCCGCCGAACTGCTGGTCCCGGACCAGCGCGAACTGGCGCTGCGCCTGCGCCGCACGGCCGCACGCATGGTGCAGCTGCAACGGCACTCGATGCAGCAGGCGATGCAGCGCGCCGATCGCGCCCTGCTGCGCCTGAACGCGCAAAGCCCACAGGCGCGACTGGATCTGCTGCGTCGCCGCCAGCTGGAACTGGGCCGGCGCCTGCATGCTGCATTCAACCAGCAGCAGGAGCGTCGTGCCGCGCGCCTGCGTCATGCAGCGGCGGTGTTGCGCGGGCACCATCCACAGCGCCAGCTCGACACGATGCAGCGCCGCCTCGCCGCCCTGCGTGGGCGTCCGCAGGCTGCAATGCAGCGCCTGCTGGAACGCGATGCGCTGCGCCTGCGCGGGCTGGCGCGTTCGCTGGAGGCGGTCAGCCCGCTGGCCACCGTGGCCCGTGGTTACAGCATCCTGACCCGCAGTGACGATGGCACGCTGGTACGGAAGGTCGACCAGGTGCAGGCTGGCGATGCGCTGCAGGCGCGCGTCGGCGACGGCGTGATCGACGTGCAGGTCAAGTAA
- a CDS encoding M48 family metallopeptidase, with protein sequence MRNDPFSRSSQGPQRRGLFGNIRWWVLLLAAGYALFYWFSNRTVDPYTGEKVMIDSSLDARQETALGLQAYQQILSQERPMDPNAPIARDVRDIAQRLIAKVDVVETALAQEHGVQPAHFARDFQWEVNVIPSEQANAFCLPGGKMAVYTGLVPVARTRDAMAVVMGHEIAHALLRHGAQRMAQQKLTQIGQVAGAASGMDAQQQQMMMSAMGYGYLLPYARSHETQADEVGLMLAGAACFDPREAVPLWQRMGQASGGQSPPEFSSTHPNPGTRIQNLQALMPKALEYRQKFCEQAK encoded by the coding sequence ATGCGCAACGATCCCTTCTCCCGCTCGTCGCAAGGCCCGCAGCGGCGTGGCCTGTTCGGCAACATCCGCTGGTGGGTGCTGCTGCTGGCCGCCGGCTATGCGCTGTTCTACTGGTTCTCCAACCGCACGGTCGATCCGTACACCGGCGAGAAGGTGATGATCGACAGCAGCCTGGACGCGCGCCAGGAAACCGCGCTGGGGCTGCAGGCCTACCAGCAGATCCTGTCGCAGGAACGGCCGATGGACCCCAATGCGCCTATCGCGCGCGATGTGCGCGACATCGCCCAGCGGCTGATCGCCAAGGTGGACGTGGTGGAGACCGCGTTGGCGCAGGAGCATGGCGTGCAGCCGGCGCATTTCGCGCGGGATTTCCAGTGGGAAGTGAACGTGATCCCGTCCGAGCAGGCCAATGCGTTCTGCCTGCCGGGCGGCAAGATGGCGGTCTACACCGGACTGGTGCCGGTAGCGCGCACCCGCGATGCGATGGCGGTGGTGATGGGCCATGAGATCGCCCATGCGCTGCTGCGCCATGGTGCACAGCGCATGGCCCAGCAGAAGCTGACCCAGATCGGGCAGGTGGCCGGCGCCGCCAGTGGCATGGATGCGCAGCAGCAACAGATGATGATGTCGGCGATGGGCTATGGGTATCTGCTGCCCTATGCGCGCAGCCACGAGACGCAGGCCGACGAAGTGGGCCTGATGCTGGCTGGGGCGGCGTGCTTCGATCCGCGCGAGGCGGTGCCGCTGTGGCAGCGCATGGGCCAGGCCAGCGGCGGCCAGTCGCCACCGGAGTTTTCCTCGACCCACCCGAACCCGGGCACCCGCATCCAGAATCTGCAGGCGCTGATGCCGAAGGCACTCGAGTACCGGCAGAAGTTCTGCGAGCAGGCAAAGTAG
- a CDS encoding formylglycine-generating enzyme family protein — MRFPLSPVLCTALAVALAGCTPSPSAPADRAASGEAPAAEGADTGTDASPQARQGSVTIAGEDAAEDVQQWTPPRVDRQGRSLVQLRRAAEQAFAEGRLYEDADAAIPLWLAVQEENPDDRQARLGLQRARQRLQQLADALLVRPLKQREALAEASRQALVLLTLAPKDEKVRALQARVELAQRVVAYNRAGEEDLRSDRIGEDGDGAIGNFREALALDEDNSRARQGLAAAESGLIRRAEDAARARDFASAGTWLAEASKVRDSSPTIADAFERIEQIRAATLLQLRDDGLRDLATPQGLKPAREKLAEALRIALPGDAVVGQLRERIDLATHYGSFQPGQVFSDAMRDGGRGPQMVVVPHGGFQMGAGDAEPGSSDAERPSHYVRFDRGFAMAITEITVSDFERYVKASNARPRATRRGHSVVYDERSGNFIRRSGVDWRSDYDGGRALGNSPVMHVSVRDAENYAAWLSEQTGRSYRLPSEAEFEYALRAGSSGRYPWGDAGVPPPGSGNFTGSKDVSPSGRHWHNAFIGYGDGWWGPAPVASFQANAFGLHDMGGNLSEWVADCWHASYRRAPSDGVAWFNPGCRSRVIRGGNWANAPEQTRAAWRQSQDSDTTNARIGFRLVRGI, encoded by the coding sequence TTGCGTTTTCCGTTGTCGCCCGTGCTGTGCACCGCCCTGGCCGTGGCCCTGGCCGGCTGCACGCCGTCGCCGTCCGCGCCGGCGGACAGGGCCGCCAGCGGAGAGGCGCCCGCGGCCGAGGGGGCCGACACCGGCACCGATGCCAGTCCGCAGGCCCGGCAGGGCAGCGTGACCATCGCCGGTGAAGATGCCGCCGAGGACGTACAGCAGTGGACGCCGCCACGGGTGGACCGCCAGGGCCGCAGCCTGGTCCAGTTGCGGCGTGCTGCCGAGCAGGCGTTCGCCGAAGGGCGGCTTTATGAAGATGCGGATGCTGCCATTCCGTTGTGGCTGGCGGTGCAGGAAGAAAACCCGGATGACCGCCAGGCCCGGCTGGGCCTGCAGCGTGCCCGTCAGCGATTGCAGCAGTTGGCCGATGCCCTGCTGGTGCGGCCGCTGAAGCAGCGCGAGGCACTGGCCGAGGCCAGCCGCCAGGCACTGGTGTTGCTGACGCTGGCGCCGAAGGATGAGAAGGTGCGTGCGCTGCAGGCGCGGGTGGAGCTGGCGCAACGCGTGGTGGCCTACAACCGCGCCGGCGAGGAGGACCTGCGCTCGGACCGTATCGGCGAGGATGGCGACGGTGCCATTGGCAATTTCCGTGAGGCACTGGCCCTGGATGAAGACAACAGCCGCGCACGGCAGGGCCTGGCCGCAGCCGAGAGCGGGTTGATCCGCCGTGCCGAAGATGCCGCGCGGGCGCGCGATTTCGCCAGCGCGGGTACCTGGCTGGCCGAAGCCAGCAAAGTGCGCGATTCGTCGCCGACGATTGCCGACGCATTCGAGCGCATCGAGCAGATCCGCGCCGCCACGCTGCTGCAACTGCGTGATGACGGCCTGCGTGACCTTGCCACGCCACAAGGGCTGAAGCCGGCGCGCGAGAAACTGGCCGAGGCACTTCGCATCGCTCTGCCGGGTGATGCAGTGGTAGGCCAGCTGCGCGAGCGCATCGACCTGGCCACCCATTACGGCAGCTTCCAGCCAGGACAGGTGTTCAGTGATGCGATGCGCGATGGTGGGCGCGGACCGCAGATGGTGGTGGTGCCCCACGGTGGCTTCCAGATGGGCGCGGGCGATGCCGAACCGGGCTCGAGTGATGCCGAGCGTCCGTCGCACTACGTGCGCTTCGATCGCGGCTTTGCCATGGCGATCACCGAGATCACCGTCAGCGACTTCGAGCGCTACGTGAAGGCGTCTAATGCGCGTCCACGCGCGACCCGGCGTGGCCATTCGGTGGTCTACGACGAACGCAGCGGCAATTTCATCCGCCGCAGCGGCGTGGACTGGCGCTCGGACTACGACGGCGGCCGCGCGCTGGGCAACTCGCCGGTGATGCACGTCAGTGTGCGTGATGCCGAGAACTATGCGGCGTGGCTGTCCGAGCAGACCGGCCGCAGCTACCGGCTGCCCAGCGAAGCAGAGTTCGAGTACGCGCTGCGCGCTGGCAGCAGTGGCCGCTATCCGTGGGGCGATGCCGGCGTGCCGCCGCCGGGCAGCGGCAACTTCACCGGCAGCAAGGACGTTTCGCCTTCGGGCCGGCATTGGCACAACGCGTTTATCGGGTACGGCGATGGCTGGTGGGGGCCGGCGCCGGTGGCCAGCTTCCAGGCCAATGCCTTCGGCCTGCACGATATGGGCGGCAACCTCAGTGAATGGGTGGCCGACTGCTGGCATGCCAGCTACCGCCGCGCACCGTCCGATGGCGTCGCCTGGTTCAACCCGGGCTGTCGGTCGCGGGTGATCCGCGGTGGCAACTGGGCCAATGCCCCCGAGCAGACCCGTGCGGCCTGGCGGCAATCCCAGGATTCGGATACCACCAACGCCCGCATCGGCTTCCGCCTGGTGCGCGGCATCTGA
- the rnd gene encoding ribonuclease D: MATWITTPAELDAYFQQRPTRIGLDTEFIRERTFWPQLALVQMAVGQDILLIDPLIPGMTEALAPWLADESITKVMHSASEDLVAFKWACGVLPRPLFDTQIGASLAGIGGGMGYQKLVAEITGVALAKGETRSDWMRRPLSESQLQYAADDVEHLFALHDAIDARLQALGRQQWLHDDGERLLASVTNDEDRWPHLAMRSAQFLDAAAQRRLLRLLRWRDVQARSSDRPRSWILDNELAATLARTPPADAAALGKLFEQFPKAPRKLAGAVWQALETPLADEADAPLALPANDSNKQALKKLQDAVAERSRELGLPDGILASRKHLESYLERRQWPAALAGWRQQELESRLQALLPAH; encoded by the coding sequence GTGGCAACCTGGATCACCACCCCCGCCGAGCTGGATGCGTACTTCCAGCAGCGACCGACCCGCATCGGCCTGGACACCGAATTCATCCGTGAACGCACGTTCTGGCCGCAGCTGGCGCTGGTGCAGATGGCCGTTGGGCAGGACATCCTGCTGATCGACCCGCTGATTCCCGGCATGACCGAAGCGCTTGCGCCCTGGCTGGCCGATGAATCGATCACCAAGGTAATGCACAGCGCCAGCGAAGACCTGGTTGCCTTCAAGTGGGCCTGCGGCGTATTGCCGCGGCCGCTGTTCGACACCCAGATCGGGGCATCGCTGGCCGGCATCGGCGGCGGCATGGGCTACCAGAAGCTGGTGGCGGAGATCACCGGGGTGGCGCTGGCCAAGGGCGAGACCCGTTCGGACTGGATGCGCCGCCCGCTGTCCGAGTCGCAGCTGCAGTACGCCGCCGACGACGTCGAGCATCTGTTCGCACTGCACGACGCCATCGATGCCAGGCTGCAGGCGCTGGGCCGCCAGCAGTGGCTGCACGACGATGGTGAGCGGCTGCTGGCCAGCGTCACCAATGATGAAGACCGCTGGCCGCACCTGGCGATGCGCTCGGCACAGTTCCTTGATGCCGCTGCACAGCGCCGCCTGCTGCGCCTGCTGCGCTGGCGCGATGTGCAGGCACGCAGCAGCGACCGCCCGCGTAGCTGGATCCTGGACAACGAGCTGGCCGCCACCCTCGCGCGCACGCCTCCGGCCGACGCGGCGGCGCTGGGCAAGCTGTTCGAGCAGTTCCCGAAGGCACCGCGCAAGCTGGCCGGCGCCGTGTGGCAGGCACTGGAGACGCCGCTGGCCGATGAAGCCGACGCGCCGCTGGCACTGCCGGCCAACGACAGCAACAAGCAGGCCCTGAAGAAGCTGCAGGATGCGGTGGCCGAGCGCAGCCGTGAGCTGGGGCTGCCGGATGGCATCCTCGCCTCGCGCAAGCATCTGGAAAGCTATCTGGAACGTCGCCAGTGGCCGGCCGCACTGGCCGGCTGGCGCCAGCAGGAACTGGAGTCGCGGCTGCAGGCACTGTTGCCCGCGCACTGA
- a CDS encoding DUF4034 domain-containing protein, producing the protein MDDLAWRAQARSALQEHDHAALEALLAPHEQAWLNGARPLPGIRWRLRNLQDAALPLDERLQQAQRWVAAAPHSYYAHLRLGARWESAAGALRSADVAALVEDSQWLAAQQARDHAVHAYLQAIALSQRPALALDGIKRITSYLREPNWLRALQAGQPPESDEAALAEHYPQAWPQALQLLSRFGSPLQHLPECLPPLLRDRSEDDFDAPLAYWMRLVLEQRPDDLGTLEDTLYYLYPRWGGSHEAMEDFIEGSWCRGLELAQRNALRWCKEQDWMGELPRRGDAEAVAVHERAYEQILDWHLEGYVRAEVLTQRAALRFHLGRIEEIEDQVQWDTGCMQAALEDLQHAWALDRDMVLHGGFSSLEACTWFAHVDGAEALFAQVVDYAAREGDSALGLLWAATAIEHGMLGQAADPARARPLLQRALELAAQQKTSTVTFASNLFCDVSQDAGLSLLQRMADDGDAGAMAALCDLYKGRLGGRDQPDFVDAQKALYWQERAVEGGDLIATYNLGVRLVAAGGADNEARARELYLRCLREADAGERVWGPACRNLACLAFDGQNDAHKREAVERALIPLWWRGEDDDKLWAAGYLADVYHFGNGVPANAFLALTWLQRASEIDTEYVDVVRMAPLINGEGRWFGASRARKQQAQDRQQVDSATWALTFGQRSQDSDLTAV; encoded by the coding sequence ATGGACGACCTGGCCTGGCGCGCGCAGGCGCGCAGCGCACTGCAGGAACACGACCATGCAGCACTTGAGGCGCTGCTTGCCCCACACGAACAGGCCTGGCTGAACGGCGCCCGGCCGCTGCCCGGCATCCGCTGGCGCCTGCGCAACCTGCAGGACGCGGCGCTGCCCCTGGATGAACGCCTGCAGCAGGCGCAACGGTGGGTTGCCGCCGCTCCGCACAGCTACTACGCACACCTGCGCCTGGGTGCCCGCTGGGAATCGGCCGCTGGGGCCCTGCGCAGCGCCGACGTGGCCGCACTGGTGGAAGACAGCCAGTGGCTGGCCGCACAGCAGGCGCGCGACCACGCCGTGCATGCCTATCTGCAGGCAATTGCGCTGTCGCAGCGCCCGGCGCTGGCGCTGGATGGCATCAAGCGCATCACCAGCTACCTGCGCGAACCAAACTGGCTGCGCGCGCTCCAGGCGGGGCAACCGCCGGAGTCCGATGAAGCCGCCCTGGCCGAGCACTATCCGCAGGCGTGGCCGCAGGCGTTGCAGTTGCTGTCGCGCTTCGGTTCGCCCCTGCAGCACCTGCCGGAATGCCTGCCGCCGCTGTTGCGCGATCGCAGCGAGGACGATTTCGATGCCCCCCTCGCGTACTGGATGCGCCTGGTGCTGGAACAGCGTCCGGACGACCTGGGCACGCTGGAAGACACCCTCTACTACCTGTACCCGCGTTGGGGCGGCAGCCACGAGGCGATGGAGGATTTCATCGAAGGCAGCTGGTGCCGCGGCCTGGAGCTGGCACAGCGCAATGCGTTGCGCTGGTGCAAGGAACAGGACTGGATGGGCGAGCTGCCGCGTCGCGGCGATGCCGAAGCGGTGGCCGTGCACGAACGCGCGTATGAACAGATCCTGGACTGGCACCTGGAGGGCTACGTGCGTGCTGAAGTCCTGACCCAGCGTGCCGCACTCCGCTTCCATCTCGGGCGCATCGAGGAGATCGAAGACCAGGTGCAATGGGACACCGGATGCATGCAGGCCGCGCTTGAGGACCTGCAGCACGCGTGGGCACTGGATCGTGACATGGTCCTGCACGGTGGTTTCAGCAGTCTGGAGGCCTGCACCTGGTTCGCCCATGTTGACGGCGCCGAAGCGCTGTTCGCGCAGGTCGTGGATTACGCCGCGCGCGAAGGCGATTCGGCGCTCGGCCTGCTCTGGGCGGCCACCGCCATCGAGCATGGGATGCTGGGCCAGGCAGCCGATCCGGCACGTGCCCGGCCCCTGCTGCAGCGCGCCCTGGAACTGGCGGCGCAACAGAAGACCTCCACGGTCACCTTTGCGTCCAACCTGTTCTGCGATGTCTCGCAGGACGCGGGACTGTCGTTGTTGCAGCGCATGGCCGACGACGGAGACGCCGGTGCGATGGCCGCGCTGTGCGACCTGTACAAGGGCCGGCTGGGCGGCCGCGACCAGCCGGACTTCGTTGATGCCCAGAAAGCCCTGTACTGGCAGGAGCGTGCCGTCGAAGGCGGCGACCTGATCGCCACCTACAACCTTGGCGTGCGCCTGGTTGCCGCCGGTGGCGCTGACAACGAAGCGCGTGCGCGCGAACTGTACCTGCGCTGCCTGCGCGAAGCCGACGCCGGTGAACGCGTGTGGGGCCCGGCCTGCCGCAACCTGGCCTGCCTGGCCTTCGATGGCCAGAACGACGCGCACAAGCGCGAAGCGGTCGAACGCGCCTTGATTCCGCTGTGGTGGCGCGGTGAGGACGATGACAAGCTGTGGGCGGCCGGCTACCTGGCCGACGTGTACCACTTCGGCAACGGCGTGCCGGCCAACGCCTTCCTTGCCCTGACCTGGCTGCAGCGCGCCAGCGAGATCGACACGGAGTACGTGGATGTGGTGCGCATGGCGCCGCTGATCAACGGCGAAGGCCGCTGGTTCGGCGCCAGCCGCGCGCGCAAGCAGCAGGCGCAGGATCGCCAGCAGGTGGACAGCGCCACCTGGGCCCTGACCTTCGGCCAGCGCAGCCAGGACAGCGACCTTACCGCAGTCTGA
- a CDS encoding TonB-dependent receptor produces the protein MPSHTDSRRLSGLSSSLVSFRRHPLALACAGLALVGSFGAAAQDSAPTPTGLDTITVTAEHREQNLQEVPVSVGVVQGERMRDFTAGGDDTLLALSGRVPSLYAETTTGRIFPRFYIRGLGNIDFYLGASQPVSIIQDDVVLEHVVLKSNPVYDVDQVEVLRGPQGSLFGRNTTAGIVKFDTLKPTQDYTGRVSASYATYNSVSIDGGFGGPINDIASFRVSALYQHRDDYVDNTYKGPSADGTVSPKKNAMGGFDDRNVRAQLLLTPSDQFSILASAHARDYEGTSTLFLRGALTKGSNKTDVPRDKVAYDEADNNPQAYKTYGGSVKARYDFGAIDFTSITAYETTSGYSRGDTDGGAAVNFPVNGVPNGYGQSMGRIRDLDQWTQEFRLASHDDSALQWQAGAFYFNGSDTTDFYQRAWFLQGAARNPNNWVRLRNKNTSWAGFGQISYAFTDKFTVTAGLRQTKDEKHTRLLKTADTAAGVVTYKGRTDVRMSDTTPSWDLSAMYQFTPNVSVYAKVARGFRGPTIQGRSAVFNADFTTADSETILSWEAGVKSSLWDNRLRLNATAFTYTVNDIQLNGNDSDGNGVLFNADKAKAYGFEADMELRPIPNLTLSAGLSLLHSEIKDKRVYAQVCGLNGQVVCTVNDPTIKVGANTFAQIDGNPLPNAPKYNVNLAARYDFPVSDAGTMFVSTDWNKQGYTSFVLYDSKEFNSKGDFEGGLKIGYSGNYGAYEVALFARNITNEKNLKGVIENYMAAVYNEPRTVGVSLNMNW, from the coding sequence ATGCCCTCCCATACCGATTCCCGCCGCCTGTCGGGTCTGTCGTCTTCCCTTGTTTCCTTCCGCCGCCACCCGCTGGCACTGGCCTGTGCCGGCCTGGCCCTGGTTGGCAGCTTCGGTGCCGCCGCGCAGGACAGCGCGCCGACCCCGACCGGGCTGGACACGATCACCGTGACCGCCGAACACCGCGAGCAGAACCTGCAGGAAGTGCCGGTCTCGGTCGGCGTGGTGCAGGGCGAGCGCATGCGCGACTTCACCGCAGGCGGCGACGACACCCTGCTGGCGCTGTCCGGCCGCGTGCCGAGCCTGTATGCGGAAACCACCACCGGCCGCATCTTCCCGCGCTTCTACATCCGCGGCCTGGGCAACATCGACTTCTACCTGGGTGCCTCGCAGCCGGTGTCGATCATCCAGGACGACGTGGTGCTGGAGCACGTGGTGCTGAAGTCCAACCCGGTCTATGACGTCGACCAGGTGGAAGTGCTGCGCGGCCCGCAGGGTTCGCTGTTCGGCCGCAACACCACCGCCGGCATCGTCAAGTTCGACACCCTGAAGCCGACCCAGGACTACACCGGCCGCGTCAGCGCCAGCTATGCGACCTACAACAGCGTGTCGATCGACGGCGGCTTCGGCGGCCCGATCAACGACATCGCCTCGTTCCGCGTGTCGGCCCTGTATCAGCACCGCGACGACTATGTCGACAACACCTACAAGGGCCCGAGTGCCGATGGCACGGTCAGCCCGAAGAAGAACGCCATGGGCGGCTTCGATGACCGCAACGTGCGCGCGCAGCTGCTGCTGACCCCGAGCGACCAGTTCTCGATCCTGGCCTCGGCCCACGCCCGCGATTATGAAGGCACCTCGACCCTGTTCCTGCGCGGCGCGCTGACCAAGGGCTCGAACAAGACCGACGTGCCGCGCGACAAGGTCGCCTACGACGAAGCCGACAACAACCCGCAGGCGTACAAGACCTACGGCGGCTCGGTGAAGGCACGCTACGACTTCGGTGCGATCGACTTCACCTCGATCACCGCCTACGAGACCACCTCCGGCTACAGCCGTGGCGACACCGACGGCGGTGCTGCGGTGAACTTCCCGGTGAACGGCGTGCCGAACGGATATGGCCAGTCGATGGGCCGCATCCGTGATCTGGACCAGTGGACCCAGGAATTCCGCCTGGCCAGCCATGATGACAGCGCCCTGCAGTGGCAGGCTGGTGCGTTCTACTTCAACGGCAGCGACACCACCGACTTCTACCAGCGCGCGTGGTTCCTGCAGGGCGCGGCACGCAACCCGAACAACTGGGTGCGCCTGCGCAACAAGAACACTTCGTGGGCCGGTTTCGGCCAGATCAGCTACGCATTCACCGACAAGTTCACCGTCACCGCTGGGCTGCGTCAGACCAAGGACGAGAAGCACACGCGTCTGCTGAAGACCGCTGATACCGCTGCCGGCGTGGTCACCTACAAGGGCCGCACCGACGTCAGGATGTCCGATACCACGCCGAGCTGGGATCTGAGCGCGATGTATCAGTTCACCCCGAACGTGAGCGTCTACGCGAAGGTCGCGCGCGGCTTCCGCGGCCCGACCATCCAGGGCCGTTCGGCGGTGTTCAATGCCGATTTCACCACCGCCGATTCCGAGACGATCCTGTCCTGGGAAGCGGGCGTGAAGAGCAGCCTGTGGGACAACCGCCTGCGCCTGAACGCCACCGCGTTCACCTACACCGTCAACGACATCCAGCTCAACGGCAACGATTCGGACGGCAACGGCGTGCTGTTCAACGCCGACAAGGCCAAGGCCTACGGTTTCGAAGCGGACATGGAACTGCGTCCGATCCCGAACCTGACCCTGAGCGCTGGCCTGAGCCTGCTGCACAGCGAGATCAAGGACAAGCGCGTGTACGCGCAGGTCTGCGGCCTCAACGGCCAGGTGGTCTGCACGGTGAATGATCCGACCATCAAGGTCGGCGCCAACACCTTCGCGCAGATCGACGGCAACCCGCTGCCGAATGCGCCGAAGTACAACGTGAACCTGGCCGCCCGTTACGACTTCCCGGTCAGCGACGCTGGCACCATGTTCGTCTCCACCGACTGGAACAAGCAGGGCTATACCAGCTTCGTGCTGTACGACAGCAAGGAGTTCAACTCCAAGGGTGACTTCGAGGGTGGCCTGAAGATCGGCTACTCGGGCAACTACGGTGCCTACGAAGTGGCGCTGTTCGCGCGCAACATCACCAACGAGAAGAACCTGAAGGGCGTGATCGAGAACTACATGGCCGCGGTCTACAACGAACCGCGCACCGTGGGTGTCTCGCTGAACATGAACTGGTAA